A DNA window from Microcystis aeruginosa NIES-843 contains the following coding sequences:
- the grrM gene encoding cyclophane-forming radical SAM/SPASM peptide maturase GrrM/OscB, translating to MEKNTNIDWSDCGPITLVVVQPTSFCNLNCDYCYLPDRHLKNTLSLDLIEPIFQRVFSSRFLQDDFTICWHAGEPLAVPISFYESAFAKIAEVSEKYNQQGYCFRHSVQTNATYINDAWCQLFKKHDVYVGVSLDGPAFIHDIHRQNRKGTGSHAATMRGISFLQKHEIDVSVIAVLTEDSLDYPDEIFNFFWDHGLTDVAFNMEETEGIHSQSSLDKLGIEQRYRQFIARFWELVTAKQGEFKLREFESICSLIYADERLENTDMNRPFMIVNFDNQGNFSTFDPELLSIKTQPYGDFIFGNVLTDSLESICETEKFQKIYADMCGGVDLCRQKCDYFGVCGGGAGSNKYWENGTFNSTDTKACLYRIKCITDIVLDRLENLLEV from the coding sequence ATGGAAAAAAACACAAATATAGATTGGTCGGATTGTGGTCCAATTACTTTAGTAGTCGTGCAGCCGACTTCTTTTTGTAATCTCAATTGTGATTACTGTTATTTACCCGATCGCCACTTAAAAAATACCTTATCCTTAGATTTAATCGAGCCGATTTTTCAGAGGGTTTTTAGTAGTCGTTTTCTCCAAGATGATTTTACCATTTGCTGGCACGCCGGCGAACCGTTAGCAGTTCCCATCAGTTTTTATGAAAGTGCTTTCGCCAAAATTGCGGAAGTTAGCGAGAAATATAATCAGCAGGGTTACTGTTTTCGTCATTCAGTACAAACTAACGCCACTTATATTAACGATGCTTGGTGTCAATTATTTAAAAAGCATGATGTTTATGTGGGAGTCAGTCTTGATGGACCGGCCTTTATTCACGATATCCACCGGCAAAACCGCAAGGGAACTGGCAGTCATGCTGCTACAATGCGGGGGATTTCTTTCTTGCAAAAACATGAAATTGATGTGAGTGTCATCGCTGTTTTAACAGAAGATTCTCTCGACTATCCCGACGAAATTTTTAACTTTTTTTGGGATCATGGTCTTACCGATGTGGCTTTTAATATGGAAGAAACCGAGGGTATTCATTCGCAATCTTCCTTAGATAAATTAGGTATTGAACAACGTTATCGCCAGTTTATCGCCAGATTTTGGGAGTTAGTCACGGCCAAACAAGGAGAATTTAAGCTGCGGGAATTTGAATCGATCTGTAGTTTAATTTATGCCGATGAACGCTTAGAAAATACCGATATGAATCGACCTTTTATGATTGTCAATTTTGATAATCAAGGTAATTTTTCCACCTTTGATCCGGAATTACTATCGATTAAAACCCAACCCTACGGCGATTTTATCTTTGGTAATGTTTTGACCGATTCCCTGGAATCTATCTGTGAAACTGAGAAATTTCAAAAAATTTACGCTGATATGTGCGGTGGAGTCGATTTATGTCGGCAAAAATGCGATTATTTTGGGGTTTGCGGGGGGGGGGCCGGTAGTAACAAATATTGGGAAAATGGCACTTTCAACTCCACAGATACTAAAGCCTGTTTATACCGGATTAAGTGTATCACCGATATAGTTCTTGATCGCCTAGAAAATTTATTAGAAGTTTAA
- a CDS encoding Uma2 family endonuclease has product MVSYLDIDDDLLFPDSDGQPMADNTEQYEWIVKIKENLEIIFADDPKVFIAGDLLWYPLRSTLVSPVAPDVIVAFGRPKGRRGSYRQWQEENIAPQVVFEILSPKNTKAEMSRKLEFYDTYSVEEYYLYNPMRCRLQGWQRQGKTLREIIPINDWISPRLGVRFIWNKSSLELYRPDGEKFLTTVELESQMRQEKKRADKEKKRADKEKKRADKEKKRADRLAERLQALGLSLEEE; this is encoded by the coding sequence ATGGTTAGTTATCTTGATATTGACGACGATCTTCTTTTCCCCGATAGCGATGGTCAACCGATGGCAGATAATACCGAACAATATGAGTGGATTGTCAAAATTAAGGAGAATTTAGAGATTATCTTTGCCGATGACCCTAAGGTGTTTATTGCCGGAGATTTACTCTGGTATCCTCTGCGTTCTACTTTGGTTTCACCGGTTGCTCCCGATGTGATTGTAGCTTTTGGCCGTCCCAAAGGACGAAGGGGTTCCTATCGTCAATGGCAGGAAGAAAATATCGCTCCTCAAGTGGTTTTTGAAATTCTATCACCGAAGAATACAAAAGCAGAGATGAGTCGAAAATTAGAGTTTTATGACACATATAGTGTAGAAGAATACTATTTATATAACCCGATGCGCTGTCGTTTACAAGGATGGCAAAGACAGGGAAAAACTTTAAGAGAAATTATCCCCATCAATGACTGGATAAGTCCCCGTTTAGGTGTGCGTTTTATCTGGAATAAATCTAGTTTAGAATTGTATCGTCCTGATGGAGAGAAATTTTTAACAACTGTTGAGTTAGAGTCTCAAATGCGTCAAGAAAAGAAACGTGCCGATAAAGAAAAGAAACGTGCCGATAAAGAAAAGAAACGTGCCGATAAAGAAAAGAAACGTGCGGATCGACTAGCGGAACGCTTACAGGCGTTAGGATTAAGTTTAGAAGAAGAATAA
- a CDS encoding LysR family transcriptional regulator — translation MIQATLHQLRVFEATARHSSFTKAAEELFITQPTVSTQVKQLTKAVGLPLFEQIGKRLFLTEAGQELLFTCQEIFNKLDNFQMKVADIKGTRQGKLTLGVITTAKYFVPRLLGAFCQQYPGIDIALQVTNHQKLQERMLNNEDDLYILSQPPEEVELCSQSFLENPLVVVARRDHPLVGQKNLPLECLNQQPFIMRESGSGTRQAVQKLFNLHDIKVKVRLELGSNEAIKQAISGGLGLSVLSKHTLISEGENGELAILDVEHFPIQRNWYVCYLAGKQLSVIADAFLKYLLEASQTIPINASLKNGDSLLVSH, via the coding sequence TTGATACAGGCAACCCTGCACCAGTTAAGGGTTTTCGAGGCTACCGCTCGACACAGTAGCTTTACCAAGGCGGCCGAGGAGTTATTTATCACTCAACCTACCGTCTCAACCCAAGTCAAACAACTCACAAAAGCCGTGGGTTTACCGCTATTCGAGCAAATTGGCAAACGTTTATTTTTAACCGAAGCGGGTCAGGAATTACTGTTCACCTGTCAAGAGATTTTTAATAAATTGGACAACTTTCAGATGAAAGTGGCCGATATTAAGGGAACTAGACAGGGAAAACTGACTTTAGGCGTAATTACTACCGCTAAATACTTTGTGCCGCGATTACTGGGGGCATTTTGTCAACAGTATCCCGGTATCGACATCGCTCTACAGGTGACTAATCACCAGAAACTGCAAGAGCGAATGTTAAATAACGAGGATGACCTCTATATTCTCAGTCAACCGCCGGAAGAAGTGGAACTGTGTTCTCAGTCTTTCCTCGAAAATCCCCTAGTGGTGGTGGCGCGACGAGATCATCCTTTGGTGGGCCAGAAAAATCTGCCCCTTGAGTGCCTCAACCAGCAACCTTTTATTATGCGCGAATCGGGATCTGGAACCCGCCAAGCGGTACAAAAATTATTTAATCTCCACGATATTAAAGTTAAGGTGCGCTTGGAATTAGGCAGTAACGAAGCCATTAAACAGGCTATTTCTGGTGGTTTGGGACTATCGGTACTATCTAAGCATACTCTCATCTCGGAAGGGGAAAACGGCGAATTAGCCATCCTCGACGTGGAACATTTTCCGATTCAGCGCAATTGGTACGTTTGTTATCTGGCCGGAAAACAACTTTCCGTGATTGCCGATGCTTTTTTAAAATACCTGCTGGAAGCTAGTCAAACTATCCCGATTAATGCCTCGTTAAAAAATGGTGACAGCTTATTAGTGAGCCATTAA
- a CDS encoding NAD(P)H-quinone oxidoreductase subunit F, translating to MFESFSQTIWLVPLYAFAGALLALPWSPGIIRQTGPRPAGYLNLIMTCWAFLHSLFALIAVWGRPPQSIAFNWLNAADLSISLDVQISAVNIGALLLITGLNLAAQVYAIAYLEMDWGWARFYSLVALFEGGMCALVICNSLFFSYCVLEVLTLGTYLLIGFWFNQSLVVTGARDAFLTKRIGDLILLMGVVALLPLAGTWNFDQLAQWAATANLNPNVANLLCLALIAGPMGKCAQFPLHLWLDEAMEGPMPATILRNTVVVSTGAWLLVKLEPVLQLSPLTLQVMIIVGSVTAIGAGLIAIAQIDVKRSLSYSVSAYMGLIFIAVATGQTETALVLLFTYAIAMSLLVMVVGNIIWNNISQDLSQYGGLWSRRPVSGICYLVGAASLVALPPFGGFWALARMGDRLAEISGLLLLVLLLVNALTAFSVTREFCVFFGGKIKPMTLRSPEALWPLVIPMTVTMGFALHLPILLAQWHLLPSNLNLGVAFLLVLSTAGGVIPAAYIYLNENISKPIVFQPKALQDFFANDLYTAQLYKVTIVFVVGLISQIINWIDTFLVDGIVNLVGLATVFGGQSLKYNVSGQTQFYFLSIILGVALIGIIICWPLLAQISLVFS from the coding sequence ATGTTCGAGTCCTTCAGCCAGACTATCTGGTTGGTACCTCTTTACGCCTTTGCGGGCGCACTTCTCGCTCTACCCTGGTCTCCCGGTATTATCCGGCAAACCGGCCCCCGACCGGCCGGTTATCTGAACTTGATCATGACCTGCTGGGCTTTTTTGCATAGCCTTTTTGCTTTAATCGCCGTTTGGGGTCGTCCGCCCCAATCTATAGCATTTAATTGGCTAAATGCCGCAGATTTAAGCATATCTTTAGATGTGCAGATTTCGGCCGTTAATATCGGGGCTTTACTGCTAATTACCGGCTTAAACCTCGCCGCCCAGGTATATGCGATCGCCTATCTAGAAATGGATTGGGGTTGGGCAAGGTTTTATTCTCTCGTCGCCCTCTTTGAAGGGGGTATGTGCGCCCTAGTTATCTGTAATTCGCTATTTTTCAGCTATTGTGTGCTAGAAGTTCTGACTCTCGGCACTTATCTGCTGATTGGTTTCTGGTTCAATCAATCTCTGGTAGTGACGGGGGCGCGGGACGCTTTTCTGACTAAACGGATTGGCGATTTAATCCTGTTGATGGGAGTGGTGGCCCTTTTACCCCTGGCGGGAACCTGGAACTTTGACCAATTAGCACAATGGGCGGCTACAGCCAATTTAAACCCCAATGTGGCTAATTTACTCTGTTTAGCCCTGATTGCAGGTCCAATGGGCAAATGCGCTCAATTTCCCCTGCATTTATGGCTAGATGAGGCCATGGAAGGACCGATGCCAGCGACAATTCTGCGGAATACGGTCGTCGTTTCCACCGGCGCTTGGTTATTGGTGAAATTAGAGCCAGTGCTGCAATTATCGCCCTTAACCTTGCAAGTAATGATCATTGTTGGCTCTGTTACTGCCATCGGTGCGGGGTTAATTGCGATCGCCCAGATCGATGTCAAGCGCTCCCTCTCCTATTCCGTCAGCGCCTACATGGGACTGATTTTTATCGCTGTGGCCACCGGACAAACGGAAACCGCTTTAGTGTTACTCTTTACTTATGCGATCGCTATGTCCCTGTTAGTCATGGTGGTGGGTAACATCATTTGGAATAATATCAGCCAAGATTTAAGCCAATACGGCGGTTTATGGTCCCGTCGTCCCGTTTCTGGTATTTGTTATCTCGTCGGTGCCGCTAGTTTGGTCGCACTGCCTCCCTTTGGTGGTTTTTGGGCATTAGCGCGCATGGGCGATCGCCTCGCAGAAATCAGTGGTTTACTGTTATTAGTGCTATTGTTGGTCAATGCTTTAACTGCTTTTAGTGTCACTAGAGAATTTTGCGTTTTCTTTGGCGGTAAAATCAAACCAATGACCCTGCGCTCTCCGGAAGCTCTTTGGCCCTTAGTTATCCCCATGACTGTGACCATGGGTTTCGCCCTTCATCTGCCGATTTTATTAGCGCAATGGCATTTATTACCAAGTAACTTAAATCTGGGAGTGGCTTTTCTCTTGGTGCTTTCCACTGCTGGGGGCGTAATTCCGGCAGCCTATATTTATCTGAATGAAAATATCTCCAAACCGATCGTTTTTCAACCGAAAGCCCTTCAAGATTTCTTTGCCAACGACCTTTATACGGCCCAATTGTATAAAGTCACCATCGTTTTTGTCGTCGGATTAATCTCGCAAATTATTAACTGGATCGATACCTTTCTGGTGGATGGCATCGTTAACCTGGTGGGATTAGCCACGGTTTTTGGTGGTCAGAGTTTGAAATATAACGTCTCGGGCCAAACCCAATTTTACTTTCTGTCGATTATTTTGGGGGTGGCTTTGATTGGTATTATCATCTGCTGGCCCCTACTAGCACAAATTTCTCTAGTTTTCAGTTAA
- a CDS encoding carbonic anhydrase, whose protein sequence is MFNTSRRQLIRYGGGFLGTGLAATVLGSQLSQTNAQTAVNSEPWLTAQNQGLNPDQALTMLMEGNQRFWERRKKSPNRDQARLTEVAESQAPFAAILGCADSRVPAEIVFDQGLGDLFVCRVAGNLATSEEIGSLEFGTLVLGAKVIVVLGHSRCGAVKATIEGGRFPGQIGRLIDGLQVGVDRAERQPGSNKLERAIKSNVIYQVEKLGKSPVMGDLVDKKQLKIVGAYYDLDTGKVSLI, encoded by the coding sequence ATGTTCAATACCTCTCGTCGCCAATTAATCCGTTATGGTGGTGGTTTTTTGGGAACCGGTCTGGCCGCTACTGTTTTGGGTTCTCAGTTGTCCCAAACTAACGCCCAAACTGCTGTTAATTCTGAGCCATGGCTGACCGCTCAAAATCAAGGATTGAACCCAGACCAGGCCTTAACTATGCTCATGGAAGGCAATCAACGTTTCTGGGAACGAAGAAAAAAAAGTCCTAACCGCGATCAAGCTCGACTCACAGAAGTGGCCGAAAGTCAAGCCCCTTTTGCGGCAATTTTGGGCTGTGCCGATTCTCGCGTGCCGGCAGAAATCGTTTTTGATCAAGGATTAGGAGATCTATTTGTTTGTCGGGTAGCGGGAAATTTAGCCACTTCCGAAGAAATTGGTAGCCTCGAATTCGGCACGTTGGTGTTAGGAGCTAAGGTAATTGTTGTCCTCGGCCATTCTCGTTGTGGAGCGGTAAAAGCCACCATTGAAGGGGGTCGTTTCCCTGGACAAATCGGTCGTTTAATCGATGGCCTACAGGTGGGAGTTGATCGGGCCGAAAGACAACCCGGTTCCAACAAACTTGAGCGAGCAATTAAATCCAATGTTATCTATCAAGTAGAGAAATTGGGCAAATCCCCGGTCATGGGTGATTTAGTAGATAAAAAACAATTAAAAATTGTTGGAGCCTACTACGATCTCGATACCGGCAAAGTGAGTTTAATTTAG
- a CDS encoding NADH-quinone oxidoreductase subunit M: MLSTLLWLPIIGAIIVGLFPDKFAPAKLRQITLFFVAAVLFWSLYLLTQYNLTSNGFQFSEYREWAKPIGLSYNLGVDGLSLLLIILNCFLTGIAIYSSEEKIERPRLYYILILLINAGVSGALMAKNLLLFIVFYELELIPFYLMIAIWGGEKRGYASIKFLLYTAVSGLLVLAAFLGIGFLNGGTFDYSSLSTADFSQKTQLLLLTLLLVGFGIKIPLVPLHTWLPDAYTEASPATAILLGGILAKLGTYGLVRFGLQLFPETWSLIAPGLAIVGVISVIYGALSAIAQKDIKRMVAYSSIGHMGYILVAAAAGTGLSVLGAVAQMISHGLILALLFYLVGIVERKAGTRDLDVLNGLMNPIRGLPLVSALLILAGMASAGIPGLVGFVAEFIVFQGSFSRFPVQTVLCIIASGLTAVYFVILLNRTCFGKLDNKLAYYPKVLKSETIPAFVLMVLIVFLGIQPNYLVRWIEPTTNSMVASLSGEAKPSFVLKKSSQKSSKTNWLNRGKFLSNS, encoded by the coding sequence ATGCTCAGTACCCTGCTTTGGTTGCCAATAATTGGAGCAATTATCGTCGGTCTTTTCCCCGATAAATTTGCCCCAGCAAAATTACGTCAAATTACCCTCTTTTTTGTTGCCGCCGTCCTCTTTTGGTCTTTATATCTGCTGACCCAATATAACTTAACCAGTAATGGCTTTCAATTTTCTGAATACCGCGAATGGGCAAAACCAATCGGTTTAAGTTATAACCTCGGAGTCGATGGTTTGTCCTTACTGTTAATTATTTTAAACTGTTTCTTGACAGGAATAGCTATCTATAGTAGCGAAGAAAAAATAGAGCGTCCCCGACTTTATTACATCCTAATCCTCCTGATTAACGCCGGGGTTTCTGGGGCATTAATGGCCAAAAACCTGCTGCTGTTCATCGTTTTCTATGAACTAGAATTAATCCCCTTTTATCTGATGATTGCTATCTGGGGAGGCGAAAAACGTGGCTATGCTTCGATTAAATTTCTTCTCTACACTGCTGTCTCCGGGTTATTAGTCCTAGCGGCATTTTTAGGCATAGGTTTCCTCAACGGTGGTACTTTTGACTATTCCTCCCTCTCCACCGCCGATTTCTCCCAAAAAACCCAGTTACTACTCTTAACTCTGCTGTTAGTGGGATTTGGCATCAAAATCCCCCTCGTACCTCTCCATACTTGGCTACCGGATGCCTACACGGAAGCTTCCCCCGCTACAGCCATTTTACTAGGTGGTATCCTCGCTAAACTCGGTACTTATGGCTTAGTTCGCTTTGGTCTGCAATTATTCCCGGAAACTTGGTCTTTAATCGCCCCCGGACTGGCAATTGTCGGCGTTATTAGCGTTATTTACGGGGCCTTGAGCGCTATTGCCCAAAAAGACATTAAACGCATGGTAGCCTACAGTTCGATCGGTCACATGGGCTATATACTGGTAGCAGCCGCCGCCGGCACGGGTTTAAGCGTCCTTGGTGCCGTCGCGCAAATGATTAGCCACGGTCTTATTCTCGCCCTCTTATTCTATCTGGTGGGCATTGTCGAACGCAAAGCCGGAACTAGAGATTTAGACGTTTTAAACGGTTTAATGAACCCAATTCGCGGTTTACCCTTGGTTAGCGCCCTCTTAATTCTCGCCGGTATGGCCAGCGCTGGTATCCCTGGATTAGTGGGATTTGTGGCGGAATTTATCGTTTTTCAGGGTAGTTTTTCCCGTTTTCCCGTGCAGACGGTTCTCTGTATCATCGCTTCCGGTTTAACGGCGGTTTACTTTGTTATCCTGCTTAATCGCACCTGTTTTGGCAAATTGGATAATAAACTTGCCTACTATCCCAAAGTCCTGAAATCGGAAACTATCCCCGCTTTTGTTCTAATGGTATTAATCGTCTTTTTAGGCATTCAACCCAATTATTTAGTCCGTTGGATTGAACCCACCACTAACTCGATGGTTGCCAGCTTATCGGGAGAAGCAAAACCTAGTTTTGTCCTCAAAAAATCTTCGCAAAAGTCCTCAAAAACCAACTGGTTGAATCGGGGTAAATTTTTGAGTAATAGTTAG
- a CDS encoding CO2 hydration protein produces MTGTLIKAKIPPSTHEFADIIHRLEAGGSMLPDTPENLMQIIGIYKAYAVPMDFYWRDLLYIAERVFLDPLPFFKYFLPQEYLDLQNHYAGDNADLRIWRGTGSAHPELLEFMDKGKTRKMPRLIHHLWHDRINMEFAEACMQAMLWHGRDMGWGLFDAYLDSEEYRQNADRAIKAYFKKNPVMMKLYDLFPDMFLEQVRMMSYYSNLGLFWEVMAPVFFEMSDIYDEGGFKGVPDAMNFLVNGIFAIAGRPIYHHVYIDGQCYEIIPKSKAFTWLYEAALPYVEAVFYRTAPFRGTKSYNAQAKQVPDEQKDFHYGILYADVFPVGTAGIPPTLLMDDMYHFLPQYLIDYYQQQCRGQDDILIQLGISFQRSMYNVTSAVIQALRTALLYPLDDPNPKHLLKNRQFFEAQMDRFKRPEARLRDIQSPNYR; encoded by the coding sequence ATGACTGGGACATTAATCAAAGCCAAAATTCCCCCTTCTACTCACGAATTCGCCGACATTATCCATCGTTTAGAAGCGGGTGGATCCATGTTGCCGGATACTCCCGAAAACCTGATGCAAATTATCGGCATTTATAAAGCTTATGCCGTGCCGATGGATTTTTATTGGCGAGATCTGCTCTATATTGCCGAACGAGTTTTCCTCGATCCTTTGCCCTTTTTTAAATATTTTCTGCCCCAAGAATACCTAGACCTACAAAATCATTACGCTGGCGATAATGCCGATTTACGCATCTGGCGCGGCACGGGTTCTGCTCACCCTGAATTGTTAGAATTCATGGATAAAGGTAAAACCAGAAAAATGCCCAGATTAATCCATCATCTTTGGCATGATCGCATTAATATGGAATTTGCTGAAGCCTGTATGCAAGCCATGTTATGGCATGGCCGCGATATGGGTTGGGGTTTATTTGATGCCTATCTTGATTCAGAAGAATATCGCCAAAATGCCGACCGCGCTATTAAGGCCTATTTCAAGAAAAACCCCGTGATGATGAAACTTTATGACCTGTTCCCCGATATGTTCTTGGAACAGGTGCGGATGATGTCCTACTACTCCAATTTAGGACTATTCTGGGAAGTGATGGCCCCGGTATTTTTCGAGATGTCTGATATCTACGATGAAGGCGGGTTTAAAGGTGTTCCTGATGCCATGAATTTCCTCGTTAATGGTATTTTTGCCATCGCTGGCCGGCCGATTTATCATCACGTTTATATTGATGGTCAATGCTACGAAATTATCCCCAAATCAAAGGCTTTTACTTGGCTTTATGAAGCGGCTTTACCCTATGTGGAAGCGGTCTTTTATCGTACTGCTCCCTTCCGGGGTACAAAGTCCTATAATGCCCAAGCCAAACAGGTTCCCGACGAACAAAAAGACTTTCACTATGGCATTCTTTATGCGGATGTTTTCCCCGTGGGTACTGCGGGAATTCCCCCCACGTTGTTAATGGATGATATGTATCATTTTTTACCCCAATATCTGATCGATTACTATCAGCAACAATGCCGGGGGCAAGATGATATTTTGATTCAATTGGGGATTAGTTTCCAGCGATCGATGTATAATGTTACTTCGGCAGTTATTCAAGCTCTACGCACTGCTTTACTCTATCCCCTCGACGATCCTAATCCCAAACATTTACTCAAAAATCGTCAATTCTTTGAGGCACAAATGGACAGATTTAAACGCCCCGAAGCGCGTCTTAGAGATATCCAAAGTCCTAATTATCGTTGA
- a CDS encoding Uma2 family endonuclease, with the protein MTTFPIIDNNEFCADEVKFPPGDIWSEEPPLESYAHLQQILILLQCLEWLWQERNDYFAAANLTIYYSPNQKKSEYFRGPDFFVVLGTERRLDRKSWVVWGEGGKYPDVIVEILSPSTAKIDRGEKKQIYQDIFRTPDYFWFDPETLELQGFRLMEGQYQAIEPTDRGWLWSDLLGLFLGIYQQQLRYFNREGELIPTPAEVAKQERQEKVLALQQIEQLKSRLRELGADLEGI; encoded by the coding sequence ATGACCACTTTTCCCATCATCGACAATAACGAGTTTTGTGCGGATGAGGTAAAATTTCCCCCCGGGGATATCTGGAGTGAGGAACCCCCCTTGGAAAGCTACGCTCATTTACAACAAATTCTGATTTTACTTCAGTGTTTAGAATGGTTATGGCAAGAGCGTAATGATTATTTTGCCGCCGCTAATTTGACCATTTATTATAGTCCTAATCAGAAAAAATCTGAGTATTTTCGCGGACCAGATTTTTTTGTCGTTTTGGGAACAGAAAGACGCTTAGATCGAAAAAGTTGGGTAGTTTGGGGAGAAGGGGGCAAATATCCCGATGTTATCGTGGAAATTCTGTCTCCTAGTACCGCCAAAATAGATCGCGGCGAGAAAAAACAAATTTATCAAGATATTTTTCGCACTCCCGATTATTTTTGGTTCGATCCTGAAACCTTAGAATTACAAGGATTTCGGCTAATGGAAGGGCAATATCAAGCAATTGAACCGACGGACAGGGGTTGGCTATGGAGCGATCTCTTAGGCTTATTTCTGGGTATTTATCAACAACAATTACGCTATTTCAATAGGGAGGGTGAATTAATTCCTACCCCCGCAGAAGTGGCTAAACAGGAACGTCAAGAGAAGGTTTTAGCTTTACAACAAATAGAACAATTAAAATCTCGCTTACGCGAGTTAGGAGCCGATTTAGAAGGTATTTAG
- a CDS encoding DUF2232 domain-containing protein: protein MNDSNANSPAQSSEETIDETNWVDLGEEEKPLDKPTAKPIQPSPLKSIATLITVETAFLASATSLIWLIDYYFPLGPLLRVFFPIPIALAYLRWGARCASMTALVSSLLLSVLMGPTRSIVFLIPHGLMGLQLGLCWRRGARWEFSILTGGLLGAFGFFFRFWLFSILLGENLWLYVITQATNFIDWIFTQLGILAKPTLLQVQSIAVVGIFVNSLLYLFAVHLVALLVLDRLGNPISRPPKWVQVILDYE, encoded by the coding sequence ATGAATGATTCTAACGCTAATTCTCCCGCTCAATCCTCAGAAGAGACAATAGATGAAACCAATTGGGTAGATCTGGGGGAAGAGGAGAAACCCCTAGATAAACCCACTGCCAAACCTATCCAACCATCTCCTCTCAAGTCTATCGCTACCCTGATCACGGTGGAGACGGCTTTTTTGGCCAGTGCTACCAGTTTAATCTGGTTAATTGACTATTATTTTCCCCTCGGACCGTTATTAAGGGTTTTCTTCCCGATTCCTATCGCTTTAGCCTATTTACGTTGGGGCGCTCGTTGTGCTTCCATGACAGCATTAGTTTCCAGTTTACTTTTGTCGGTGTTAATGGGACCGACTCGCAGTATCGTCTTTTTGATTCCCCACGGCTTGATGGGGTTACAATTGGGGCTATGCTGGCGCCGGGGTGCGCGCTGGGAATTTTCTATCTTGACTGGGGGACTGTTGGGTGCTTTTGGTTTCTTCTTTCGTTTTTGGCTGTTTTCAATTCTTTTAGGCGAAAATCTCTGGTTATATGTGATTACCCAAGCGACTAATTTTATCGATTGGATTTTCACCCAGTTAGGGATTCTCGCTAAACCGACGCTGCTGCAAGTGCAATCGATAGCAGTTGTGGGCATATTTGTCAATAGTTTATTATACTTATTTGCCGTGCATTTAGTGGCGTTATTAGTTCTTGATCGCCTCGGTAATCCGATTTCTCGTCCGCCCAAATGGGTGCAGGTCATACTAGATTATGAGTGA